The following are encoded in a window of Castanea sativa cultivar Marrone di Chiusa Pesio chromosome 5, ASM4071231v1 genomic DNA:
- the LOC142633335 gene encoding protein DMP4-like, translating to MEIKVESDSNHQDESKQPLLQDITETVEKTLIQKAISQTFQSTAHLANLLPTGSVLAFQLLSPIFTNQGICDPIGRFMTAALVTLCGVSCFVLSFTDSFKDKKGNICYGFATTKGLWVIDGSATLSPELAANYRLRLIDFMHALMSILVFVAVALFDKNVVSCFFPTPSDETQEILTRLPVGIGAINSILFVAFPTKRHGIGFPLSAN from the coding sequence ATGGAGATTAAGGTAGAATCTGATTCCAACCATCAAGATGAATCAAAACAGCCCCTCTTGCAAGACATAACTGAAACAGTAGAGAAAACTCTGATACAGAAAGCCATTAGTCAGACATTTCAGAGCACAGCTCATTTGGCCAATCTTTTGCCCACTGGATCAGTCCTTGCTTTCCAACTTCTGTCACCCATTTTCACAAATCAAGGTATCTGTGACCCGATCGGCCGGTTCATGACTGCTGCACTTGTGACCCTTTGTGGGGTGTCATGTTTCGTACTAAGCTTCACTGACAGCTTCAAGGACAAAAAGGGAAACATCTGTTATGGGTTTGCCACCACCAAAGGATTGTGGGTCATTGATGGTTCAGCTACCCTTTCACCTGAACTTGCTGCAAATTATCGGCTAAGATTAATAGATTTCATGCATGCTCTCATGTCAATCCTGGTATTTGTAGCAGTCGCACTCTTTGATAAGAATGTGGTTAGTTGCTTCTTCCCAACGCCATCGGATGAGACCCAAGAGATTCTTACAAGATTGCCAGTTGGAATTGGTGCCATTAACAGTATCTTGTTTGTTGCGTTTCCTACGAAGCGCCATGGAATTGGCTTCCCCCTCTCTGCAAATTAA
- the LOC142635196 gene encoding uncharacterized protein LOC142635196, whose translation MAACDFDMLFTFVLPGWEGADTTPTFSLDTIRTQRKYYVVDSGYPMMQGYLAPYKGISYHLQDFRRRGGGPRTRHEKFNHAHSSLRCVIERTFGVWKNKWRIIRNMPSFPFHIQILIVSATMALHNFVRLNDRDDKEFNNANEDSISRRERNSEACSSYEQNSGTLT comes from the exons ATGGCTGCATGTGACTTTGATATGTTATTCACATTTGTTTTGCCTGGATGGGAAGGTGCAGATACGACACCCACATTTTCTCTTGATACTATTCGTACACAAA GGAAATATTATGTAGTTGATTCTGGATACCCAATGATGCAAGGCTATTTGGCACCATACAAAGGGATATCATACCATCTTCAGGACTTTCGAAGGAGAGGTGGAGGCCCTAGAACTAGAcatgaaaaatttaatcatgCTCACTCATCTCTTCGATGTGTGATTGAGCGCACTTTTGGTGTGTGGAAGAATAAATGGAGAATTATTAGAAACATGCCATCTTTTCCATTCCATATCCAAATACTTATTGTATCTGCTACTATGGCTCTTCATAATTTTGTTAGACTAAATGATAGGGATGATAAGGAGTTCAACAATGCCAATGAAGATTCAATTTCTAGAAGAGAACGTAATAGTGAAGCATGTAGCAGTTATGAGCAAAACTCAGGAACTTTAACTTAA
- the LOC142637271 gene encoding uncharacterized protein LOC142637271: MGKNSTSNPEVKKARADWDINPSWTTTFCNLFVEQIQAGNRTKGAAFRPEGWFNLVTKFSEETGQNYDKDQLKSRWDVLKGDWRVWEKLRNLDTGLGWDAVKGTIAAPDCWWDLKLKELPKAKKFREKGPQNLEQLEIMFRDVAATGVAAWTPSSGTLPPTMPKEGAGDSDGSSEFKDNQCDMSLDIGSLQQGNTSQSRSSGQKRASESIPSRKKKKKIGGAAMLDNRISELITVCQNRSEGTSRESPSSIDNVMAIVKALPGVDFAFVVEASILFLKKSRREMFLTFKDPESQLKWLQAIIYRQQK; encoded by the exons ATGGGAAAAAATTCCACTTCCAACCCCGAGGTAAAAAAGGCTAGAGCAGATTGGGATATTAATCCATCGTGGACAACTACTTTTTGTAACCTTTTTGTGGAACAAATTCAAGCCGGGAATAGAACAAAAGGTGCTGCCTTTAGACCCGAAGGTTGGTTCAATTTGGTGACCAAATTTAGTGAAGAGACCGGTCAAAACTATGATAAGGACCAATTAAAAAGTAGGTGGGATGTATTAAAAGGTGATTGGAGAGTGTGGGAAaaattgaggaatcttgacACAGGTTTAGGTTGGGATGCAGTGAAGGGAACGATTGCCGCTCCTGATTGTTGGTGGGACCTGAAGTTGAAG GAATTACCCAAAGCTAAAAAATTCCGAGAGAAAGGTCCACAGAATCTAGAACAACTTGAGATAATGTTTAGGGATGTTGCAGCAACTGGGGTAGCTGCATGGACCCCTTCTTCAGGTACATTACCTCCAACAATGCCAAAAGAGGGTGCTGGTGATTCAGATGGTAGCTCCGAATTTAAGGATAACCAATGTGACATGAGTTTAGACATTGGTAGTTTGCAGCAAGGAAATACTAGTCAATCACGTAGTTCAGGACAAAAGCGAGCTAGTGAATCAATACCCTCacggaagaaaaagaagaagataggagGAGCTGCAATGTTGGACAATCGTATTAGTGAGTTAATAACTGTATGTCAGAATAGGTCTGAAGGTACTTCTCGAGAGTCACCAAGTTCAATTGATAATGTAATGGCGATTGTGAAAGCACTTCCTGGAGTGGATTTTGCGTTTGTGGTTGAAGCTTCcattctctttctaaaaaagtCACGTAGGGAGATGTTCCTAACTTTTAAGGACCCAGAGTCACAGCTGAAGTGGCTACAAGCAATAATTTATAGGCAGCAGAAGTGA
- the LOC142635197 gene encoding uncharacterized protein LOC142635197: MDDYNGTHESGHFMELLMDGDYRNYCDDHDGSDYNNVDNNNDGDNNDGDNNDGDDDDDDDDESSDSDDDSDSDSDSDDSNDNSNEEFYQLVTVTCEAVVTYFNKYISKTPCHDSEQTGWDWLRRCMEGNETLCYNMFRMRKEVFHNLCQVLQRDFGLQHSRNIRLEELVAICLLILGHGTCNRMVQELFRHSG, translated from the coding sequence ATGGATGATTATAATGGTACTCATGAGAGTGGCCATTTTATGGAACTATTAATGGATGGGGATTACAGAAATTATTGTGATGATCATGATGGTAGTGATTATAACAATGTTgacaataataatgatggtgataacaatgatggtgataacaatgatggtgatgatgatgatgatgatgatgatgaaagtAGTGACAGTGATGATGACAGTGATAGTGATTCTGACAGTGATGATAGTAATGACAATTCTAACGAGGAGTTTTACCAGCTTGTGACAGTTACCTGTGAAGCAGTTGTGACATATTTCAATAAGTACATTAGTAAGACTCCTTGTCATGATTCTGAACAAACGGGGTGGGATTGGCTGAGACGCTGTATGGAAGGTAATGAGACTTTGTGTTACAATATGTTTAGAATGAGAAAGGAGGTGTTTCATAATTTGTGTCAAGTTTTACAACGTGACTTTGGACTTCAACATTCAAGGAATATAAGGTTAGAAGAGTTAGTGGCAATCTGTTTACTGATACTTGGTCATGGAACATGTAACCGAATGGTTCAAGAATTATTTCGGCATTCTGGGTGA